GCGAGGAACGGCTCGAGCGGCCGGAACAGGAGCCGTGCCGGGTCGTCGGTGCGCGGCCGCATCTCCTCGTCTTCCTCGGCACTGCGGACGATCTTGCGAAGCTGCTCCAGCACAAGGTTGGCGACCACGACGTCCTCGCCGCGTTCGACCGCGCGCTCCAGCTCCCGCATCAGCAGCGCCTGCGATTGCGGCGGAAGCTGCGCAAGATAATCCCTCAGCCGCTCGATCGATTTCTGGCTCATACGCTCGGTGATGAATGCTTGGTGCCCCCGCGGACCGCAGCAAGCGCGTCCGCTTCCGATCATAAGAGCGCGCGCGTTAAGAACCCGTTTAGGAATAATGACGGTGCCACGACTGGGGAGCGTGCCGGCTACACACACCTATACCGCCGGCAGCACGAGTTCGGCGCGCAAGCCGCCGATCGGCGCGCTGCGGAGCGTGAGATTGCCGCCATAGAGGCCTGCGAGATCGGTCACGATCGAGAGGCCGAGCCCTGAACCCGGTTTTGACTCGTCGAGCCGCTGGCCGCGCCGCGACACCTGGGCGCGCTCGGCCTCGGAGAGGCCTCGTCCATCGTCATCGACCACGATGCGCAGCTTGGGTCCGGCGCCGTGCTCCTTTGGCGGCTCGACGATCACCTCGATGAACACTTGAGACGCCGCCCATTTGCAGGCGTTGTCGACGAGATTGCCGACCATTTCCTCCAGGTCCTGCCGCTCACCGCGAAACCGCGCCGCCGGATCGGCCTTCGCCTGAATCGCGATGGCGCGATCGCGGTGGATCTTCTCCATGGTCCGGCGCAGCGCCTCGATCGCCGGCGCCACGTCGGTGATGGTGCTGACGATGGTGATGCGGGCGGCAAGGCGCGCGCGCTCCAGATGATGCGCGACCTGGTCCCGCATGATATCGGCCTGCTCCAGCACCTTGCTTGCGAAGGGATCGGCGGCATGGGAGCCTGCTTCGTTCACGATCACCGACAGCGGCGTCTTGATCGCATGAGCGAGGTTGCCGACATGGGTGCGCGAACGCTCGACGATCTCCCGGTTGGCGTCGATAAGCGCGTTGGTCTCGCGCGCGAGCGGCGCGATCTCGACCGGAAACTGTCCCTCCAGCCGCTCAGCGCGGCCGGATCGAATGGCGGCGATCGCCTCGGAAATGCGCTTGAGCGGCGCAAGGCCATAGCGGACCTGGAAAATCGTGGTCAGCAGCAGCACGATACCAAGGGCGGCGAACGTGCCGCCGAGATAGTAGTCGAAGCTGCGCGTCTCATCGAAGATTTCGGTCGCGTCGCCGGCCACGCTGACCAGGAACTTGCCGTCCGCGCCGAGATCGACCGGCCGCTCCACCATGCGCAGGCTCTGGCCTTCCGGTCCGTCGACGTAACCGAGGCGGACGCCTGCCGCGGTCAGCTCCGCGCCGTGTTCCTCGAGCTTCGGCAGCTTCTTGTCCCACAGCGAGCGCGAGGCACGGGTCTCACCCTTCTCGGTGTCGGTCCGGGTGATCTGCCAGTACCAGCCCGACAGCGGCAGGTCGAACAGCGGCTCGCCGAGCGATTGGAACTGGCGGTCGGCCGGCTCGTCGGGGGTCGCCACCTCGGCGATCAGCGTGCGCAAATAGAGATTAAGCCGCCGATCGAAGGCGCGCTCGGTCGCATCGCGATAGACCGACGACAGGATGACGCCGGTGATCGCCAGGATCACCACCACCCAGGCGGTCGCCGAGACGAACAGGCGGGTGGCAAGGGAGCTTCCGCGCATCAGGGCACGGTCTCGAAAGTCGTGTCAGCGGGCTTCGACATGACGAATCCAGTGTTCGGCGCAAATCATGCCGCTGCCCGCGCGCCGATCAAGCGCCCGACGGCGGCGACGCCAGCATATAGCCCAGGCCCCGCACGGTCTGGATGATGTCGACCTCAAGCTTTTTGCGGATGCGGCCGACGAACACCTCGATCGTGTTGGAGTCGCGGTCGAAGTCCTGGTCATAGAGGTGCTCGACCAGCTCGGTGCGCGACACCACCCGTCCAGTATGGTGCATAAGGTAATCGAGAAGGTTGTACTCGTGCGAGGTCAGCTTGATCGGATTGCCGTTGACCGTGACCCGCTTGGTGCGGGTGTTCAACGTGACCGGCCCGCAGATCAGTTCGACCTGGGCATGCCCGGTTGCGCGGCGCAGCAGCGCGCGGATCCGCGCCAGCACCTCCTCGAGATGGAACGGCTTTGCGACATAGTCGTCGGCGCCGGCGTCGAACCCCTGGACCTTGTCGCTCCAGCGGTCGCGTGCGGTGAGAATCAGCACCGGCATCACCCGCTTGTTCCGCCGCCAGGCCTCCAGCACCGAGATGCCGTCCATCTTCGGCAGGCCGATATCCAGCACGACCGCGTCGTAGGGCTCGCTGTCGCCGAGGAAATGCCCCTCCTCGCCGTCGAACGCTCGATCGACCACATAACCGGCATCCGTGAGCGCCGTGGTGAGCTGGCGGTTCAGATCCGGGTCATCTTCAACGACGAGCAGACGCACGTTGACCTCCGAGAGTGAGCATTGCGATATCCGGCATCAAATGAGGCTTTCGGCGGTGAACGGGCTATGAACGAGTCAATAGGTGGAACGTTACTTTTTGGTCATTTGCCGGTTTGATAGCAGATCTGAGACGGCCGGGCACGCCGGATAGCACCCCTGGCATTAACGATAATTGCGGATGGCCCGGTAAATCCGGCCCGGTCACGGGCTTGCGGGTTGCAGCGAGGTAAACCGGCGCCTACCCCCATATCCATTATGACCCAAACAATCTCCCGTATTGCGGGGTGGCTGGCTCTCGCCTTCATTGCGTTTGTGACGCTGTCGCCGATCTATGACCGGCCGTCGATCGCCAATCCGCAGCTCGAGCATTTTGCGGCCTTCGCCCTGCTGGGCCTGGCGCTGATGTTGGGCTATCCGCGGCGCATGCTGCCGATCGCCCTGATCGTTATCGGAAGCGCGTTCATGCTGGAGGCGATGCAGTTGTTGGCTCCCGATCGCCACGGCCGTGTGCTCGACGCGCTGGTGAAGGCGGCGGGTGGGCTTGGCGGAATTGGCACCGGCCGTATCGTGCTGACGATTCTGCAGGACCAGGTCGATCGCTTCAGGAAGTTGCGCGGACAGTCCGCCGGTTAACGATGCGACAAGGTGCAAGACCAAGCCGCGGCGATCGATCCTTGCTTACCTCTATTGATATGGCAAACTCGCTTGGGACCGCATAACCCGGTTTCAGGTGGCCGATCGCAGGATGCGCCAAATTTGCATTATCGCCGTGACAATCGCTTGCCTGCTGTTGATCGGCTACGCGACCCTGACATCCCACTCCGGCCGGCCGGTTCTCTTGGGCCGGCACGAGAGTCTCGAGGTCGTGATTTTCGAGCGCTTCGCCGCCTACCTGGTTCTTGGCTTTCTCCTGTCCTGGCTTTTCCCCGGCCGGATGATCCTGACGTGCGCAATCGTTGCAGGTATCGCGATCTCGCTCGAATTGCTGCAAGGACTGCGGCCGGACCGCGATCCAGCCGCACTGGATGCACTTCAAAAGGCAACCGGTGGGATTGTCGGCGTGCTTGCTTCTCGATGGCTTTCACTCCAACACCGGAAATGATGCGCCTCACGGCTTGAGCTTGCCGCTTGAGTCCCCAGGTCGCGGCATCATGACGAACGGCGCGTCGACTCCAGGCAAATAAAGCGCGAGCGACCTCACACGCGCTGATAGTCGTCCTCGATACGGATGATGTCGTCCTCGCCGAGATAGCTCCCCGTCTGCACCTCGATCAGCTCGAGCTGGATCTTGCCCGGGTTTTCCAGCCGGTGCACCGCGCCGATCGGAATGTAGATCGATTCGTTCTCGTGCACGGTCTTGATCAGCTCGTTGACCGTCACCTGCGCGGTGCCGCGCACCACGATCCAATGCTCGGAGCGGTGATGGTGCTTCTGCAGGCTGAGCCGCCCGCCCGGCTTGACGATGATGTGCTTGACCTGGTGGCGGTCGCCATTGTCGACCGACTGGTAGGAGCCCCAGGGCCGGTGCACCTTGATGTGGCTCTCTGTCACCTCGGGCGCGGTTACCTTCAGTTTCGCGACCAGCCGCTTCAGCCCGTTGGCATCCTTCTGCCGCGACACCAGCACGGCATCCTGGGTCGCCACCACGACAAGATCGTCGACGCCTTCGAGCGCGACCAGCGCGCGGTCGGTCGCGACGCTACAGTTGCGGGAGTCCTCGAACACCGCAATTCCCCGCGCCGCATTGCCCTGGCTGTCCTTGTCGGAGAGCTCCCAGACCTGGCGCCACGAGCCGATGTCGGACCAGCCGCAGGCCACCGCCACCACCGCCGCACGCGCGGTCTTCTCCATCACCGCATAGTCGATCGAGATCGCCTTGGCCGCGCCGAACGCCGGCGGATCGAGCTTGACGAAGCCGAGATCGCGCGCGGCCTCGGCCACCGACTGCTCGACGGAAGTCACGCTGTCCGCGTCGACGTTGCGATACTCATCGAGCAGCACCGCAGCGCGGAACATGAAGTTGCCGCTGTTCCAGAGATAGCCGGCATCGATATAGCCGGCCGCAATTTCGGCATCCGGCTTCTCGACGAATTTGGCGACCGCGCGCACCTCGCCGGCGACCACTTCGCCCGGGCTGATGTAGCCGTATTCGGTCGCCGGCCGTTCCGGCTTGACGCCGAAGGTCACGATGCGGCCCTGCTCCGCTGCCGCCAGCCCCTCGCGGCACGCCGCGACGAAGGCCGGCATGTCGCGCACCAGATGATCGGCGGCGAGCGCCAGCACGACCGCATCGCTGTCCCGGGTTTGCGCAAACGCCGCACCGGCGGCGATCGCCGGGCCGGAATCGCGCCGCATCGGCTCGAGCAGCACATCGGCCTCGCGGCCGATCTCGGCGAGCTGCTCCAGCACCATGAAGCGATAGGCCTCGTTGGTGATCACGATCGGCCGCTCGAACAGGGTCGGGTCCGCGACCCGCAGCAGCGTCTCCTGGAAGGTCGAGCGCGCCCCGAACAGCGACAGGAACTGCTTCGGATGCACCTCGCGTGAGGCCGGCCACAGCCGCGTACCCGCGCCACCGCACATGATCAGGGGGATAATTCGTCGGTCCATCGATATGCCTCAAGTCCTGACAAGATCTCGCCATGGCTCAGCAAGAATGGTGCCACCCGGCAGCAACCCGTGTTCTGCTGATTGAGGCATCCGAGCTTGCTGCAAAAGACGACGACAACTTCATCCATGTGAAAGTTGGCCGAACAAGGACCATCGCTCCACATTTTGCACGTCATATTTCTGTCTCTTGCGATTGGTCTATGGTGTTCGCTTCCCGCTCCACTCCTTTCAGGCGAGCAAGACAGCGCAGCTGCTGCTTTCCCATTCCACCCCTCTCATTGCCGTTGTATCCTCTGCGCCGAAAGGGATGTCCGGCCTCTACCTCTGGTTACAACTTTAGAAAGAACTTTCCTTTGTGATGATGACGGCTATCCGACACCGACCTGCTACAAGTGCACATGCAATCTGTACATCCAATCCAACAACGCAGAGACGCTGAATGATCCTGGTAACTGGAGGCGCCGGCTATATCGGCTCACATGCTTGTGTTGCCCTGCTCTCGGCAGGTGAAGAGGTCGTCGTCTTGGACAATTTCTCCAACAGCAGCCCCCTGGCGCTGGAGCGCATCCAGCAGATCTGCGGCAAGCGGCTCACGGTGGTCGAAGCCGATATCCGCGACCAGGGCGCGATCGAGAAGGTCCTCGCGCAACACGGGTGCACGGCGGTGATGCATTTTGCCGGCCTGAAATCCGTGCAGGATTCGGTCGCCCAACCACTCGAATATTACGACCAGAACGTCATCGGCTCGCACCGGCTGCTCCGCGCCATGCAGAAGACCGGCGTGAAGAAGATCGTGTTCTCTTCCTCCGCGACCGTCTACGGCACGCCGAAATTCCTGCCCTACACCGAGGACCATCCGCTCAACGCAATCAATCCCTATGGACGCACCAAGCTCATGATCGAGGACATGCTCCGCGATCAATATGCGAGCGATCCGACCTGGGCCGTGGCGATCCTGCGCTACTTCAATCCGGTCGGCGCCCATGAGAGCGGCTTGATCGGCGAGGACCCAAAGGGCGTTCCCAACAATCTGGTGCCGTTCGTGGCGCAGGTCGCGATCGGACGACGTGAACGGCTCAATGTCTGGGGCGGAGATTACGATACGCCTGACGGGACCGGCATCCGGGATTATATCCATGTGATGGATCTGGCCGGCGGCCACGTATCCGCACTTGCGTTGCTGAGCAGTCCGAAATGCTTTGCCGTCAATTTGGGCACAGGCGCGGGTAGCAGCGTTATCGAGGTGATCCGCGCGTTCGAAGCAGCGAGCGGCAAGCCGATTCCCTACGACATCAAGCCGCGCCGCGCCGGCGATCTTGCCGCCTATTACGCCGCAACCGACTACGCCACGAAGCTGTTGGGTTGGAAAGCAACTCGATCACTTGAGACGATGTGCGCCGATCACTGGCGCTGGCAAAGCACCAATCCCAACGGATATGCCTGACGTCGCCTTGCGGCCAAGTGCATGCAGGTTGCGAACTTTGGGCGCAGCGGCTTCCTGATTGGCCACGTCTGACCGATCACTTGGGAGCGGCGCCGTCGTCCGGCTTGCCGCCATTCGCCACGCATTTGTTGTAGTAGTCGATTTGCTCGCGCCCCGATCCTTTGGCGCTTCCCGCCGCCGGGTTCCCGGGCAAACGCGGCGGAAATTTTGCCGCGGTCAGCGCATGGCACTTTCGGGCGACTTCGGCCGTAATCGCCGATGCGGAGTTGGG
The DNA window shown above is from Bradyrhizobium sp. ISRA464 and carries:
- a CDS encoding sensor histidine kinase; amino-acid sequence: MRGSSLATRLFVSATAWVVVILAITGVILSSVYRDATERAFDRRLNLYLRTLIAEVATPDEPADRQFQSLGEPLFDLPLSGWYWQITRTDTEKGETRASRSLWDKKLPKLEEHGAELTAAGVRLGYVDGPEGQSLRMVERPVDLGADGKFLVSVAGDATEIFDETRSFDYYLGGTFAALGIVLLLTTIFQVRYGLAPLKRISEAIAAIRSGRAERLEGQFPVEIAPLARETNALIDANREIVERSRTHVGNLAHAIKTPLSVIVNEAGSHAADPFASKVLEQADIMRDQVAHHLERARLAARITIVSTITDVAPAIEALRRTMEKIHRDRAIAIQAKADPAARFRGERQDLEEMVGNLVDNACKWAASQVFIEVIVEPPKEHGAGPKLRIVVDDDGRGLSEAERAQVSRRGQRLDESKPGSGLGLSIVTDLAGLYGGNLTLRSAPIGGLRAELVLPAV
- the galE gene encoding UDP-glucose 4-epimerase GalE, which codes for MILVTGGAGYIGSHACVALLSAGEEVVVLDNFSNSSPLALERIQQICGKRLTVVEADIRDQGAIEKVLAQHGCTAVMHFAGLKSVQDSVAQPLEYYDQNVIGSHRLLRAMQKTGVKKIVFSSSATVYGTPKFLPYTEDHPLNAINPYGRTKLMIEDMLRDQYASDPTWAVAILRYFNPVGAHESGLIGEDPKGVPNNLVPFVAQVAIGRRERLNVWGGDYDTPDGTGIRDYIHVMDLAGGHVSALALLSSPKCFAVNLGTGAGSSVIEVIRAFEAASGKPIPYDIKPRRAGDLAAYYAATDYATKLLGWKATRSLETMCADHWRWQSTNPNGYA
- a CDS encoding VanZ family protein; its protein translation is MTQTISRIAGWLALAFIAFVTLSPIYDRPSIANPQLEHFAAFALLGLALMLGYPRRMLPIALIVIGSAFMLEAMQLLAPDRHGRVLDALVKAAGGLGGIGTGRIVLTILQDQVDRFRKLRGQSAG
- a CDS encoding mannose-1-phosphate guanylyltransferase/mannose-6-phosphate isomerase — its product is MDRRIIPLIMCGGAGTRLWPASREVHPKQFLSLFGARSTFQETLLRVADPTLFERPIVITNEAYRFMVLEQLAEIGREADVLLEPMRRDSGPAIAAGAAFAQTRDSDAVVLALAADHLVRDMPAFVAACREGLAAAEQGRIVTFGVKPERPATEYGYISPGEVVAGEVRAVAKFVEKPDAEIAAGYIDAGYLWNSGNFMFRAAVLLDEYRNVDADSVTSVEQSVAEAARDLGFVKLDPPAFGAAKAISIDYAVMEKTARAAVVAVACGWSDIGSWRQVWELSDKDSQGNAARGIAVFEDSRNCSVATDRALVALEGVDDLVVVATQDAVLVSRQKDANGLKRLVAKLKVTAPEVTESHIKVHRPWGSYQSVDNGDRHQVKHIIVKPGGRLSLQKHHHRSEHWIVVRGTAQVTVNELIKTVHENESIYIPIGAVHRLENPGKIQLELIEVQTGSYLGEDDIIRIEDDYQRV
- a CDS encoding VanZ family protein; translation: MADRRMRQICIIAVTIACLLLIGYATLTSHSGRPVLLGRHESLEVVIFERFAAYLVLGFLLSWLFPGRMILTCAIVAGIAISLELLQGLRPDRDPAALDALQKATGGIVGVLASRWLSLQHRK
- a CDS encoding response regulator transcription factor, whose product is MRLLVVEDDPDLNRQLTTALTDAGYVVDRAFDGEEGHFLGDSEPYDAVVLDIGLPKMDGISVLEAWRRNKRVMPVLILTARDRWSDKVQGFDAGADDYVAKPFHLEEVLARIRALLRRATGHAQVELICGPVTLNTRTKRVTVNGNPIKLTSHEYNLLDYLMHHTGRVVSRTELVEHLYDQDFDRDSNTIEVFVGRIRKKLEVDIIQTVRGLGYMLASPPSGA